The following proteins are co-located in the Shouchella hunanensis genome:
- a CDS encoding NAD(P)H-dependent flavin oxidoreductase, producing the protein MITERLNIQYPIIQGGMGNSSDPILAASISEAGGLGTIGCGTDSADTVREKIKETKRRTAMPFSLNIPLSMNEEKEQLLALAIDERIPIVSLSAGNPKAYIPVLKRHGIIVLCVVASLKQAIKAEAAGADILVVEGFEAAGINASTEMTTLTLVPLICERVGIPVVAAGGIADGRGLAAVVMLGAAGIQMGTRFIATKEAPYSTKYKEKLLLAADDATVIVGRSHGQVRRILKGSYAERLLQNESRLSLHHYKQWTSEEIHRIGAMEGDDDRGFMNGGQIAGIINDLPSVQDLLHQVMKEAQETMRVKQSWFDAFSVN; encoded by the coding sequence ATGATTACAGAACGGTTGAACATTCAGTATCCCATTATTCAAGGGGGAATGGGGAATAGTAGTGACCCCATTCTCGCCGCTTCAATATCTGAGGCAGGTGGTTTAGGTACAATTGGTTGTGGAACAGACAGCGCCGATACCGTTCGTGAAAAAATTAAGGAAACAAAGCGACGAACCGCAATGCCCTTTTCTTTAAATATTCCACTCTCAATGAATGAAGAAAAAGAGCAATTGTTGGCATTAGCAATAGATGAAAGAATTCCGATCGTGTCATTATCAGCTGGTAACCCTAAAGCGTATATCCCTGTCTTAAAACGTCACGGCATTATCGTACTCTGTGTTGTTGCCTCTTTAAAACAAGCTATAAAAGCAGAGGCAGCAGGCGCAGATATTCTCGTTGTAGAGGGATTTGAGGCAGCAGGAATTAATGCTTCGACAGAAATGACAACGCTTACATTAGTTCCTTTGATTTGCGAACGTGTAGGTATTCCTGTTGTGGCGGCAGGAGGCATTGCAGATGGTCGAGGCTTAGCAGCTGTCGTCATGCTCGGAGCTGCAGGTATACAAATGGGCACTCGTTTTATTGCAACAAAAGAGGCACCTTATAGCACTAAATATAAAGAAAAGCTTTTACTGGCTGCCGATGATGCGACGGTTATCGTTGGACGCTCTCATGGTCAGGTAAGGCGAATTTTAAAAGGCTCGTACGCAGAACGACTATTACAGAATGAATCAAGGCTCAGCTTACATCATTATAAACAATGGACTTCTGAAGAGATCCATCGAATTGGTGCAATGGAGGGTGATGACGATAGAGGCTTTATGAACGGGGGCCAAATTGCAGGGATTATTAATGATCTACCGAGTGTTCAAGACTTGCTCCATCAAGTAATGAAAGAAGCACAAGAGACAATGAGAGTGAAACAGTCATGGTTTGACGCATTTAGCGTTAATTAA
- the pdhA gene encoding pyruvate dehydrogenase (acetyl-transferring) E1 component subunit alpha produces the protein MNRFPLVQSVDQDGKWVSQEEKIEGTLIKSFYRHMLRVRTFDKKAVTLQRQGRLGTYALFEGQEAAQVGSALALKDHDWLFPTYRDHGATLTFGADMVRTFLYWNGRTEGCVPPEGKRIFPPAVPIATQIPHAVGAGMTEKRKGSQAISIAYFGDGATSEGDFHEGLNFGSVFKTPTLFFCQNNGYAISVPIEKQMNSETIAQKADAYGIPGVRVDGNDCVAVYQTVKKAAERARAGEGPTLIEALTWRYGAHTTADDPSKYRDQSISDERRVTTDPLTRLALYMKRERIWDEQWASHIEKELKEEINDAVDKMEAFAKPDINNVFDHVFATPVWPITEQKERYLKHVKGVSS, from the coding sequence ATGAATCGATTTCCACTCGTCCAGTCAGTTGATCAAGATGGAAAATGGGTAAGTCAAGAAGAGAAGATAGAGGGTACTTTAATAAAGTCGTTTTACCGTCATATGCTACGGGTTCGGACCTTCGATAAAAAGGCAGTCACCTTACAGCGGCAAGGAAGATTAGGCACCTATGCTTTATTTGAAGGACAGGAAGCGGCTCAAGTTGGAAGCGCTCTCGCCTTAAAAGATCACGATTGGCTATTTCCAACGTACCGTGATCATGGAGCGACCTTGACGTTTGGCGCCGATATGGTTCGAACATTTTTATACTGGAATGGACGAACAGAAGGCTGTGTTCCTCCTGAAGGGAAACGAATTTTTCCACCTGCAGTTCCAATTGCAACGCAAATTCCTCATGCCGTTGGCGCAGGGATGACAGAAAAACGAAAAGGATCTCAGGCTATTTCAATTGCGTATTTTGGAGACGGTGCCACATCAGAAGGCGATTTTCATGAAGGGCTTAATTTTGGAAGCGTTTTCAAAACACCAACACTCTTCTTTTGCCAAAATAATGGGTATGCAATTTCAGTTCCAATTGAAAAGCAAATGAACTCAGAGACTATTGCCCAGAAAGCTGATGCTTATGGGATACCTGGTGTACGTGTTGATGGAAATGATTGCGTCGCTGTTTATCAGACAGTTAAAAAAGCGGCAGAGCGAGCTAGAGCAGGGGAAGGACCAACGTTAATTGAAGCGTTGACGTGGCGGTATGGAGCCCATACAACGGCAGATGACCCAAGTAAATACCGGGATCAATCGATAAGTGATGAGCGAAGAGTAACAACAGACCCCTTAACAAGGCTTGCACTTTATATGAAACGAGAGCGCATTTGGGATGAACAATGGGCTAGTCATATCGAGAAAGAGCTGAAAGAAGAAATTAATGACGCAGTTGATAAGATGGAGGCGTTCGCAAAACCCGATATCAATAATGTATTTGACCATGTGTTTGCAACTCCAGTTTGGCCCATTACAGAACAGAAGGAACGCTATTTAAAGCATGTAAAAGGGGTGAGCAGTTGA
- a CDS encoding dihydrolipoamide acetyltransferase family protein, translated as MIEVKLHDIGEGMTEGEILTFFVKVGDVVKMDQPLVEVQTDKVSAELSAPKAGIVKEILIEQGETVMVGTSILMIEEIRDKEELEQRQEKSTVKNYRSEAVRSQRRVLASPYTRKIARENQVNIEDVVGTGEKGRVIDQDVYAVLGFKKKPEQQSKKPSPELRSSSYFTGSKPSSVRTIPYEGRRKQIATKMTESVYTIPHVTHFEEANVTSLLEWRTACKEVGMPFSLGAYFIKALVITLKEHPLFNSVLDEKNGVIRIQDFYNIGLATNAPDGLIVPVLKQADRKSILTIDREMKELTRKAQDNELKGDDLRGGTFTVSNVGPLGSTGATPIINAPQTALLAIHKTKRRPIVTKDDQLAIGDVMTMSMSFDHRIADGAQAVAFTNRWVELLEEPKRLILELM; from the coding sequence ATGATTGAAGTGAAGCTCCATGATATAGGTGAAGGAATGACAGAAGGGGAAATTCTTACGTTTTTTGTTAAAGTGGGCGACGTTGTAAAAATGGATCAACCGCTAGTAGAAGTGCAAACGGATAAAGTTTCAGCTGAACTTTCCGCTCCTAAAGCTGGTATCGTGAAAGAAATTTTAATCGAACAAGGTGAAACCGTTATGGTCGGTACGTCGATTCTAATGATAGAGGAAATAAGAGACAAAGAGGAGCTAGAGCAACGTCAAGAAAAATCGACGGTCAAGAATTACCGGAGTGAAGCAGTTCGTTCACAACGACGCGTATTAGCTTCTCCTTACACGAGAAAAATTGCCCGGGAAAACCAGGTGAACATTGAAGATGTCGTAGGAACAGGTGAAAAGGGGCGCGTGATCGATCAAGATGTATATGCTGTATTAGGATTTAAGAAAAAACCTGAACAACAATCGAAGAAGCCTTCACCAGAATTACGATCAAGTTCCTATTTCACAGGGTCAAAACCATCATCGGTACGCACGATTCCTTATGAAGGAAGACGAAAGCAAATTGCCACTAAGATGACTGAATCGGTTTACACAATTCCGCACGTCACCCATTTTGAAGAAGCGAACGTAACCAGCTTACTTGAATGGAGAACGGCGTGTAAAGAAGTGGGGATGCCGTTTTCTTTAGGTGCGTATTTTATAAAAGCACTTGTCATTACATTAAAAGAACATCCGCTTTTTAACTCCGTTTTAGACGAAAAAAATGGTGTTATACGGATTCAGGATTTCTATAATATTGGCCTTGCTACAAATGCTCCAGATGGTTTAATCGTACCAGTCTTAAAACAGGCCGATCGCAAATCCATTTTAACCATTGATCGAGAAATGAAAGAATTGACGCGTAAAGCGCAGGATAATGAATTAAAAGGCGATGATCTTCGTGGAGGCACATTCACGGTCAGTAACGTTGGACCACTTGGAAGCACAGGAGCGACGCCGATCATCAACGCACCACAAACGGCATTGCTTGCGATTCATAAGACAAAGCGTAGACCCATTGTGACGAAGGACGATCAACTTGCTATTGGTGACGTTATGACCATGTCAATGTCGTTTGACCACCGGATTGCAGACGGAGCACAGGCTGTTGCTTTCACGAATCGATGGGTTGAATTGCTAGAAGAACCAAAGCGTCTTATACTGGAGTTGATGTAA
- the paaX gene encoding phenylacetic acid degradation operon negative regulatory protein PaaX gives MGANTQSMIFTVFGDYIRHYGSKVWIGSLIQLLKEFGHNEQAVRVAVSRMVKQGWLLSERRGAKSYYSLTSRGIDRMDEAGHRIFKFEDHTWDGKWRMLLYKIPEEQRQLRDELRKELLWSGFGSFSASCWISPNPLEERVQTMIDKYDIREYVDFFEAVYKSEENENLVAKSWPLSEIEEKYQTFIEQYLPSYLEHRQAMQEQRLTDADCFVVRTNLVHEYRKFLFIDPGLPRELLPASWSGREAKQLFGQYYRLLAKPASRFFESIFEVDNDLTSKESSYDASSHPFIAKE, from the coding sequence ATGGGTGCAAATACACAATCAATGATTTTTACAGTCTTTGGTGATTACATACGCCACTATGGAAGTAAAGTGTGGATTGGTAGTTTAATTCAGTTGTTGAAGGAATTTGGCCATAATGAACAGGCCGTTCGTGTGGCGGTTTCCCGCATGGTGAAACAAGGATGGCTTCTCTCAGAAAGACGAGGTGCGAAAAGTTACTATTCATTAACTTCGAGAGGCATCGATCGAATGGATGAAGCAGGTCATCGTATATTTAAATTTGAAGATCACACATGGGATGGAAAATGGCGTATGTTGCTCTATAAAATTCCAGAGGAACAACGCCAATTACGTGATGAGCTACGAAAAGAACTCTTATGGAGTGGCTTTGGCAGTTTTTCAGCGTCGTGCTGGATCTCGCCAAATCCATTAGAAGAGCGTGTCCAAACGATGATCGACAAATATGATATTCGTGAGTATGTTGATTTCTTTGAAGCCGTTTATAAGAGTGAAGAAAACGAGAATTTAGTAGCAAAGAGCTGGCCGCTTTCTGAGATTGAAGAGAAGTATCAAACGTTTATTGAACAGTACTTACCCTCTTATCTTGAGCACCGACAAGCGATGCAAGAACAAAGGCTGACAGATGCAGATTGCTTCGTCGTGCGCACGAATCTCGTGCATGAATACCGAAAATTTTTATTTATTGACCCAGGCCTTCCACGGGAACTATTGCCAGCTAGTTGGAGTGGAAGAGAAGCGAAACAATTATTTGGGCAATACTACCGCTTACTAGCGAAACCTGCAAGTCGTTTCTTTGAGTCCATCTTTGAAGTAGACAATGATTTAACTTCTAAAGAATCAAGCTATGATGCAAGTAGTCATCCATTCATTGCTAAAGAGTAG
- a CDS encoding Leu/Phe/Val dehydrogenase — MELTRDQARMQWDIFHEMSEHEQVVFCNDKESGLKAIIAIHDTTLGPALGGCRMYPYRTTEEALEDVLRLSRGMTKKCAAADVDFGGGKAVIIGDPASDKSPELFRAFGQFVESLNGRFYTGTDMGTTMEDFVHAMKETRCIVGVPEEFGGSGDSSVPTAEGVMNSLKAVNHVLVGHQDLTGKTYAIQGLGKVGYKVAIALLRAGANLYVSNLQPEACLDIQAVGKTLGQRVDIVTGDAIFDVKADVFVPCARGGIINDQTIPRFNVLAIAGSANNQLMDVRHADMLNQRGILYAPDYIVNGGGLIQVADELYGSNKKRVQVKTHAIFHTLVDLLTTAKEKQLSSETAAEQFIKQRIVCRSKRNHFFTGHLRPKWAIRQEKGMF, encoded by the coding sequence ATGGAATTAACTAGAGATCAAGCACGAATGCAATGGGATATCTTTCATGAAATGTCTGAACACGAACAGGTTGTTTTTTGCAACGATAAGGAAAGTGGATTAAAAGCAATTATTGCCATTCATGATACAACTCTCGGCCCCGCCCTAGGCGGGTGCCGAATGTATCCTTATCGAACGACTGAAGAAGCATTAGAAGATGTGCTGCGTTTATCTAGAGGTATGACGAAGAAATGTGCAGCTGCCGATGTAGATTTTGGTGGTGGGAAAGCAGTAATCATCGGCGACCCTGCTAGTGATAAATCACCAGAATTATTTCGAGCGTTTGGGCAATTTGTTGAATCCCTAAATGGTCGATTTTACACGGGGACAGACATGGGAACAACAATGGAGGATTTTGTTCATGCGATGAAAGAAACCCGCTGTATCGTTGGTGTGCCTGAAGAATTTGGTGGGAGCGGTGATTCTTCCGTACCGACAGCAGAAGGCGTAATGAATAGTTTAAAGGCGGTTAATCATGTGTTAGTTGGGCATCAAGATTTAACAGGTAAAACGTATGCTATACAAGGGTTAGGGAAAGTAGGCTATAAAGTCGCAATCGCATTATTGCGAGCAGGTGCTAATTTGTACGTCTCAAATTTACAGCCGGAAGCGTGTTTAGACATACAAGCGGTTGGCAAGACCCTCGGACAACGTGTTGATATTGTCACTGGTGATGCCATCTTTGATGTCAAAGCGGATGTGTTCGTTCCATGCGCACGAGGAGGTATTATTAATGATCAAACCATTCCTCGATTTAATGTTCTTGCAATTGCCGGTTCTGCCAATAATCAGTTAATGGATGTACGACATGCAGATATGCTCAATCAAAGAGGTATTCTTTATGCACCTGATTATATTGTTAACGGTGGTGGTCTTATTCAAGTGGCTGATGAATTGTATGGTAGTAATAAGAAACGAGTTCAAGTCAAAACACATGCCATTTTTCATACATTGGTTGATTTGTTAACGACGGCAAAAGAAAAGCAACTATCGTCAGAAACAGCAGCTGAACAATTCATTAAACAAAGAATCGTGTGCCGATCAAAGCGAAATCATTTCTTTACAGGACATTTACGTCCAAAGTGGGCTATTCGTCAAGAGAAAGGGATGTTTTAA
- a CDS encoding 3-hydroxyacyl-CoA dehydrogenase — protein sequence MESIAVIGAGIMGRGIAYVAAKAGFDTNLVDTNAASLYQAETAIRELIQKGIARGKIMEHEQKQLQHRFTFTTSVEEAVTSVDLVIEAVPEKRELKKQVFEQLERYAPKACLFASNTSTISPTEMGSYGNRPEKTIAMHFFNPVHQMKLVEIVRGLETSDDTVARIKAIAEKLGKETVIMNEFPGFVTSRMSALIGNEAFCMLQEGLGTPEEIDKAIKLGLNFPMGPFELGDLVGLDTRLNNLRYLHEKLGEKYRPAPLLEQYVQAGRLGRKTGKGVYNYTVTT from the coding sequence GTGGAATCCATTGCCGTTATAGGAGCTGGCATAATGGGTCGTGGCATTGCATATGTAGCCGCAAAGGCAGGTTTTGACACGAACCTTGTTGATACGAACGCAGCTAGCCTCTATCAAGCAGAAACTGCCATAAGAGAACTTATCCAAAAGGGGATTGCACGTGGCAAAATAATGGAGCACGAACAAAAGCAACTTCAACATAGGTTCACATTTACAACATCAGTCGAAGAGGCGGTAACATCTGTAGACTTAGTAATAGAAGCCGTACCTGAGAAAAGAGAGCTGAAGAAACAAGTCTTTGAACAACTAGAACGTTATGCTCCAAAAGCTTGTTTATTTGCATCCAATACATCAACAATAAGTCCAACGGAAATGGGGTCTTATGGAAATCGACCAGAAAAAACAATTGCGATGCATTTTTTTAACCCAGTTCACCAAATGAAGCTTGTTGAAATTGTTCGTGGCTTAGAAACAAGTGATGATACAGTAGCTCGTATAAAAGCGATAGCGGAAAAATTAGGCAAGGAGACTGTTATCATGAATGAGTTTCCGGGCTTTGTTACAAGTCGAATGAGTGCGCTTATCGGTAATGAGGCATTTTGTATGCTGCAAGAAGGACTGGGTACACCTGAAGAAATTGATAAAGCAATAAAGCTTGGTTTAAATTTTCCGATGGGACCATTTGAATTAGGTGACCTTGTTGGGCTTGATACGCGTTTAAATAACTTACGCTATTTACATGAGAAACTAGGAGAGAAATACCGGCCGGCACCACTACTAGAACAGTATGTGCAGGCGGGGAGGCTTGGACGAAAAACAGGAAAGGGTGTCTATAATTATACGGTGACGACATGA
- a CDS encoding sodium-dependent transporter, whose product MEKQQWSSKYGFILAAAGSAIGLGAIWKFPYVAGSNGGGAFFLIFILFTLLVGLPLLIGEFVIGRSTQKNAVDSYKTIAPGTAWHRLGNLGMITAFLLLSFYSVVGGWIVIYIWKVITGELAGLDGEAYGAILNQTIADPFLVIVGHLFFMLFVIIVVAKGVQAGIEKASVIMMPALFILFLVIVVRSVTLDGAMEGIEFLLIPDFSQLTSDGVLFAMGQSFFALSLGISVMVTYSSYLSKEENLIQSASAIVIMNFIVALLAGLAIFPAVFSFGLSPDEGPALIFAVLPTVFSQMPFGMGFLLIFLILFLFAALTSAFSMLEIIVAAQTRGDVNKRKKSAWIIGLAIFIVGIPSALSYGIWSEFTIFGQIFFDAVDFLVSNILLPVGALLIAIFIPLRMKKEVLYAEFSAGNGAGRRLFAAWLLFIRIVVPFAIVLVFLHALGIFDWLIDVMKG is encoded by the coding sequence ATGGAAAAACAACAATGGTCCTCAAAATACGGCTTTATCTTAGCCGCTGCAGGATCAGCAATTGGGTTAGGAGCGATTTGGAAATTTCCGTACGTTGCAGGAAGTAATGGGGGAGGCGCTTTTTTCCTCATTTTTATCTTGTTTACATTACTCGTGGGGTTACCGTTACTCATTGGTGAATTTGTCATCGGACGTAGTACACAAAAGAATGCCGTTGATTCATACAAAACGATAGCACCAGGAACTGCGTGGCATCGTCTAGGAAACCTTGGTATGATTACAGCGTTTTTATTGCTGTCCTTCTATAGTGTAGTAGGTGGCTGGATTGTCATTTATATATGGAAAGTAATAACTGGTGAGTTAGCAGGGTTAGACGGCGAAGCATACGGCGCCATTTTAAATCAAACCATAGCAGACCCATTTCTTGTAATTGTCGGTCATTTGTTCTTTATGCTATTCGTCATTATTGTTGTAGCGAAAGGTGTTCAAGCTGGAATTGAAAAAGCAAGTGTGATTATGATGCCGGCATTATTTATTTTATTCCTTGTAATAGTCGTTCGCTCCGTGACGTTAGACGGTGCAATGGAAGGAATTGAGTTCCTACTTATTCCTGATTTTAGTCAATTAACGAGTGATGGTGTGTTATTCGCAATGGGGCAGTCATTCTTTGCCTTAAGCCTAGGGATTTCAGTAATGGTCACGTATAGCTCCTACTTATCGAAAGAAGAGAATTTAATACAGTCCGCCAGTGCAATTGTTATTATGAACTTTATCGTTGCACTTCTTGCAGGGTTAGCCATTTTTCCAGCTGTATTTTCTTTCGGTCTAAGTCCTGATGAAGGTCCAGCACTAATCTTTGCCGTCTTGCCAACTGTATTTAGCCAGATGCCTTTTGGAATGGGCTTTCTCCTTATTTTTCTTATCTTGTTTTTATTCGCTGCCCTTACTTCTGCATTCTCCATGCTTGAAATTATCGTGGCAGCACAAACAAGAGGTGATGTAAATAAGCGTAAAAAGTCTGCTTGGATCATTGGTCTTGCGATCTTTATTGTTGGCATACCATCTGCTTTATCGTATGGCATCTGGTCTGAATTCACGATCTTCGGCCAAATCTTTTTTGATGCGGTAGATTTTCTAGTGAGCAACATTCTATTACCAGTAGGAGCATTATTAATTGCGATCTTTATTCCGTTACGTATGAAAAAAGAAGTACTCTATGCAGAGTTTAGCGCTGGGAATGGAGCCGGTCGTAGATTATTTGCTGCGTGGCTACTGTTTATTCGAATCGTTGTACCATTTGCGATTGTGCTAGTGTTTCTACATGCTTTAGGCATTTTTGATTGGTTAATTGACGTAATGAAAGGATGA
- a CDS encoding alpha-ketoacid dehydrogenase subunit beta — protein sequence MEATKAQQTRSMTMVQAVNDALRVALEQDETVLLLGEDIGRNGGVFRATDGLQAQFGEERVIDTPLSEAGIVGTAVGLAVSGSKPIVEIQFMGFVYPAYEQIMTHVSRIRMRSLSHYTVPMVIRAPYGAGIRAPEIHSDSMEALFTHMPGIKVVCPSTPTEAKGLLLAALRDPDPVLMMEPLRLYRGEKEDVALNHYETDIGKATKLSEGKDVTLLAWGAMVAVVKKAAAAVAEEGIACDVIDLRTLFPLDKDTIAESVQKTGRAVVVHEAHATGGLGNDLVSVINDTSFLSMRSPIERVTGFDVPVPIGSLEDHYIPSVSRVVEAIHKTVQF from the coding sequence ATGGAAGCGACGAAAGCGCAACAGACACGGTCGATGACGATGGTGCAGGCGGTGAATGATGCATTAAGAGTTGCTCTTGAACAGGACGAAACGGTTCTGTTACTTGGAGAAGACATCGGCCGCAATGGAGGTGTTTTCCGTGCAACAGATGGGTTACAAGCACAATTTGGTGAGGAGCGCGTCATTGATACGCCTCTAAGTGAAGCAGGGATTGTAGGGACGGCTGTTGGTCTAGCTGTATCAGGATCAAAACCAATCGTGGAAATACAGTTTATGGGGTTTGTCTATCCGGCTTATGAGCAAATCATGACACATGTATCCCGAATTCGCATGCGTTCTCTCAGTCATTACACTGTACCAATGGTCATTCGTGCTCCTTATGGCGCCGGTATTCGTGCTCCCGAGATCCATTCGGATTCAATGGAAGCATTGTTCACTCATATGCCAGGAATAAAAGTCGTCTGTCCATCAACACCAACAGAAGCAAAAGGATTGTTGCTTGCAGCTTTAAGAGACCCAGATCCAGTTTTAATGATGGAACCTCTTCGATTATATCGAGGTGAAAAAGAAGACGTGGCTTTGAATCATTATGAAACCGACATTGGAAAAGCAACTAAACTTAGTGAAGGGAAGGATGTCACGTTACTTGCATGGGGAGCCATGGTTGCTGTAGTGAAAAAAGCAGCTGCAGCAGTTGCTGAAGAAGGGATAGCCTGTGATGTCATTGATCTACGCACACTCTTCCCGCTAGACAAGGACACGATTGCAGAGTCGGTTCAGAAAACAGGCCGTGCAGTTGTTGTTCATGAGGCTCACGCAACAGGAGGGTTAGGGAATGACCTTGTAAGTGTAATAAACGATACCTCCTTTCTGTCAATGCGCTCTCCTATAGAGCGAGTTACAGGATTTGACGTACCTGTTCCTATTGGGTCTTTAGAGGATCATTATATTCCGAGCGTTTCGAGGGTAGTGGAAGCCATTCATAAAACGGTTCAGTTTTAA
- a CDS encoding acetyl-CoA C-acyltransferase, which translates to MKEVVIVDAVRTPIGRYKGSLKNVRPDDLGAIVIKALIERNSSLDPSTIEEVVMGNANGAGEDNRNVARMSTLLAGLPEEVAGTTINRLCGSGLDAILYAARCIAIGDGDVFIAGGTESMTRAPYVMAKPEVDFPRGPMELLDTTIGWRFTNRLLDETYGTDSMPKTAETVAERYKISRERQDEFALMSQERAQRALTSNRFADEQIPVCSKNHKGQLITVKEDEHPRARTTIQTLQQLKPLFPNGTVTAGNASGINDGASAVLLMSAEKARALKLTPIARYRSGGVAGVEPAVMGIGPITATKKALVRAGLKMEDIGLTELNEAFAAQTLACINELQLDPNKVNVNGGAIALGHPLGASGARLVTTLVHEMKRSNVQYGLATMCVGVGQGIAAVFERMEG; encoded by the coding sequence ATGAAAGAAGTAGTCATTGTTGATGCTGTGCGCACACCGATTGGACGTTATAAAGGATCGTTAAAAAATGTCCGTCCAGATGACTTAGGAGCTATTGTGATAAAAGCACTCATTGAACGAAATTCTTCTCTTGACCCAAGTACAATTGAAGAAGTGGTTATGGGTAACGCGAATGGCGCTGGTGAGGATAATCGGAATGTAGCCAGAATGTCTACTCTTCTGGCTGGACTGCCAGAAGAAGTGGCTGGAACAACGATTAATCGCCTTTGCGGGTCTGGTTTGGACGCCATTTTGTATGCAGCTAGGTGTATTGCTATCGGTGATGGAGATGTCTTTATTGCAGGAGGAACCGAAAGCATGACTAGGGCACCGTATGTCATGGCAAAACCGGAAGTTGACTTTCCGAGAGGACCAATGGAATTGCTTGATACTACCATCGGCTGGCGGTTTACAAACCGTTTATTGGATGAAACTTATGGCACCGATTCAATGCCAAAAACAGCTGAAACTGTTGCAGAGCGCTATAAGATTTCCCGGGAAAGACAAGATGAATTTGCTTTGATGAGTCAGGAGCGAGCTCAAAGAGCACTAACTAGCAATCGATTCGCCGATGAACAGATTCCTGTTTGTTCTAAAAATCATAAAGGACAGCTGATTACAGTGAAAGAAGATGAACATCCGCGTGCCCGTACAACCATTCAAACATTACAGCAATTAAAGCCACTCTTTCCAAATGGAACTGTAACAGCTGGAAATGCTTCAGGCATCAATGATGGGGCAAGTGCGGTTTTACTAATGTCTGCGGAAAAGGCAAGAGCTTTAAAACTTACGCCTATCGCTCGTTACCGTAGTGGTGGTGTTGCTGGGGTAGAGCCAGCCGTAATGGGTATTGGCCCCATTACAGCAACAAAAAAAGCGCTTGTTCGTGCTGGTTTGAAGATGGAAGATATCGGATTAACTGAATTAAATGAGGCGTTTGCTGCTCAAACACTAGCCTGCATCAATGAATTACAACTAGACCCTAATAAAGTGAACGTAAACGGTGGAGCGATTGCACTTGGACATCCACTTGGTGCAAGCGGTGCTAGATTGGTGACGACATTGGTACATGAAATGAAACGTTCAAATGTCCAGTATGGTCTCGCCACCATGTGCGTCGGAGTTGGTCAAGGGATCGCTGCCGTATTTGAACGAATGGAGGGATAG